The following proteins are encoded in a genomic region of Deltaproteobacteria bacterium:
- the cheB gene encoding chemotaxis-specific protein-glutamate methyltransferase CheB, translating into MIHPTSPPVELLIVDDSSSVRAIIRAMVEGDDGIRIVGEAGSGLEAVEMVESHRPGVILMDVQMPGMNGIEATERIMASRATPIIAFSALTLGEEAKASIDMLAAGALDVMAKPDLSSEAAVLDCSRVLRKKILIASRVTVVRHLRHTLSMARGRRLLPGREVIGRYRAVGVGASTGGPAALREIFSRLSPTFPLPILVVQHITSGFTEGFAEWLQQHTSLRVRVARESDRAEPGTILMASEGRQMEVAADGTVCAASRKPCGVHLPSADVLLNSLASAYGKAAVGVLLTGMGADGAEGLLAVRRAGGLTLAQNEESCAVFGMPREAVRKGAVDELLPPASIAEMMREAAEPPIREMWSHHV; encoded by the coding sequence GTGATCCACCCCACCTCTCCTCCCGTAGAACTCCTGATCGTGGACGACTCGTCGTCGGTCCGCGCGATCATCCGGGCGATGGTGGAGGGGGACGACGGGATCCGGATCGTCGGGGAAGCGGGATCCGGCCTGGAAGCGGTGGAGATGGTGGAGTCGCACCGGCCGGGCGTGATCCTCATGGACGTCCAGATGCCGGGAATGAACGGCATCGAGGCCACCGAGCGGATCATGGCCTCCCGGGCCACGCCGATCATCGCCTTCTCCGCCCTCACGCTGGGTGAGGAGGCGAAGGCGTCGATCGACATGCTGGCCGCCGGCGCGCTCGACGTCATGGCGAAGCCGGACCTTTCCTCGGAAGCCGCGGTGCTGGACTGCTCCCGAGTGCTTCGGAAGAAGATCCTGATCGCATCGAGGGTCACTGTCGTCCGCCACCTCCGGCACACCCTCTCGATGGCTCGTGGAAGACGGCTTCTCCCGGGGCGTGAGGTCATCGGGCGGTACAGGGCGGTCGGCGTCGGCGCGTCGACGGGCGGGCCGGCCGCCCTCCGCGAGATCTTTTCAAGGCTCTCCCCCACGTTCCCCCTGCCGATCCTGGTCGTGCAGCACATCACCAGCGGATTCACGGAGGGGTTCGCGGAGTGGCTGCAGCAGCACACCTCCCTCCGCGTCCGGGTAGCGCGGGAATCCGACAGGGCGGAACCCGGGACGATCCTGATGGCGTCCGAAGGGCGGCAGATGGAGGTCGCGGCCGACGGCACGGTCTGTGCCGCATCCCGCAAGCCGTGCGGCGTCCACCTGCCGTCGGCGGACGTCCTCCTCAACTCCCTCGCGTCCGCGTACGGGAAGGCGGCCGTCGGTGTCCTTCTCACGGGGATGGGCGCCGACGGCGCGGAGGGGCTCCTCGCGGTGCGCAGGGCAGGCGGCCTGACCCTCGCGCAGAACGAGGAGAGCTGCGCCGTGTTCGGGATGCCGAGGGAGGCGGTCCGCAAGGGGGCCGTCGACGAACTCCTCCCCCCGGCGTCGATCGCGGAGATGATGCGGGAGGCGGCCGAGCCTCCGATCCGGGAGATGTGGAGCCACCATGTCTGA
- a CDS encoding hybrid sensor histidine kinase/response regulator, giving the protein MAEEKKIDLSQFREKFVAEAKSRLSRMNGGLVYLEKNPGDAKLEGDILREAHTLKGAARMLGFAKISELSQRFEEALTRRRDRKVLANKDLTDSLFLTLDTLSRLVESLSQPPREPIDVQGVLDRLRLAQVFVEEPAPPAANAAEGGTPSPAAPPPQESAPAPAYVDRGTGTRVDPGQLEAISNLLTNAIAHQQRQVELRERIGELGKFYRRTAANLLAAMQDGIAQGEVSSGFAKRVLPLIDEGKSAFLDVGSNLSELRRRENVVSGALAQNLEDIRSEFMSIRMIPLSPLFDSFQPLVGALARETGKDVEVLVRGGKTEIDRKVAEALAEPLTHVIRNAVDHGVEPPDDREKAGKARKGRIVITATPKKGRVVIEVEDDGRGIDPQEIRETAIRKGLISEKAAYRLDDRELLDFVFRPGFSTAKKMTELSGRGIGMDVVRNTAEKFNGTAEIASTPGKGTRVVMELPFSMAVSRVLLFLSGEQYFAIPVMHSEGVRRFTDRNIVTVEGRKSLRVDDAPVPLVWLNRLMGLPDAASSPGGYLAIMVRQSQRRLALVVDRVEGETEVVVRDLGKYLGKVQLFMGSTILGTGDVALLLDVYDLVSAVRMRPDVAPETVGAGDHPAVDADVLVVEESLLVREMQQRVLTSAGYRVDTAPSGKAALEMLARKRFHAVVAGARMPGMDGIELLSQARQADHTRDIPFILVAPPENRADLVRGMAAGAKACVTSDDFTAERLTATIGRAVSRGRRT; this is encoded by the coding sequence ATGGCGGAAGAGAAGAAGATAGACCTCTCCCAGTTCCGGGAGAAGTTCGTCGCGGAGGCGAAGTCCCGCCTCTCCCGGATGAACGGCGGGCTGGTCTATCTCGAAAAGAACCCCGGGGACGCCAAGCTCGAGGGGGACATCCTGCGGGAGGCCCACACGCTCAAGGGAGCCGCCCGGATGCTCGGGTTCGCGAAGATCTCGGAACTGTCCCAGCGGTTCGAGGAGGCGCTGACGCGTCGCAGGGACCGGAAGGTCCTGGCCAACAAGGACCTGACCGACTCCCTGTTCCTGACGCTGGACACCCTCTCCCGGCTGGTGGAGTCCTTGAGCCAGCCGCCGAGGGAGCCGATCGACGTGCAGGGGGTCCTGGACCGGCTCCGGCTGGCGCAGGTGTTCGTCGAGGAACCGGCGCCCCCGGCGGCGAACGCCGCGGAGGGGGGTACGCCATCTCCCGCCGCGCCGCCCCCGCAGGAATCCGCCCCCGCTCCCGCGTACGTCGACCGCGGGACGGGCACTCGGGTGGATCCCGGGCAGCTGGAAGCGATTTCGAACCTGCTGACGAACGCGATCGCCCATCAGCAGCGCCAGGTCGAGCTCCGGGAGCGGATCGGAGAGCTCGGAAAATTCTACCGGCGGACCGCAGCAAACTTGTTGGCCGCGATGCAGGACGGGATCGCCCAGGGGGAGGTGTCCTCCGGTTTCGCGAAACGGGTCCTCCCGCTGATCGACGAGGGGAAGTCCGCGTTCCTCGACGTGGGAAGCAATCTGTCGGAGCTGCGCCGGCGGGAGAATGTCGTATCCGGCGCGCTGGCGCAGAACCTCGAGGACATCCGGTCCGAGTTCATGTCGATCCGGATGATCCCGCTCTCCCCGCTGTTCGACTCGTTCCAGCCGCTGGTGGGCGCCCTGGCGCGGGAAACCGGGAAGGACGTGGAGGTGCTGGTCCGCGGCGGGAAGACCGAGATCGACCGGAAGGTCGCCGAGGCGCTGGCGGAACCGCTGACCCACGTCATCCGCAACGCGGTGGACCACGGGGTCGAGCCCCCCGACGACCGGGAGAAGGCGGGGAAGGCCCGCAAGGGGAGGATCGTGATCACCGCCACCCCGAAGAAGGGGCGGGTCGTCATCGAGGTGGAGGACGACGGACGCGGAATCGACCCGCAGGAGATCCGGGAGACGGCGATCCGGAAGGGGCTGATCAGCGAGAAGGCGGCGTACCGGCTCGACGACCGGGAGCTGCTGGATTTCGTGTTCCGTCCGGGGTTCAGCACCGCAAAGAAGATGACCGAGCTGTCCGGCCGCGGGATCGGCATGGACGTCGTCCGGAACACCGCCGAAAAGTTCAACGGCACCGCGGAGATCGCGTCCACGCCGGGGAAGGGCACCCGGGTGGTCATGGAACTGCCGTTCAGCATGGCGGTTTCCCGGGTCCTCCTCTTCCTGTCCGGCGAACAGTACTTCGCGATACCCGTCATGCACTCTGAAGGCGTGCGCCGGTTCACGGACCGCAACATCGTCACGGTCGAAGGGAGGAAGTCGCTGCGCGTCGACGACGCTCCCGTGCCGCTGGTCTGGCTGAACCGGCTCATGGGACTTCCGGATGCAGCCTCCTCCCCGGGAGGGTACCTGGCGATCATGGTCCGCCAATCCCAGCGGCGCCTGGCGCTCGTGGTCGACCGGGTGGAGGGGGAAACCGAGGTCGTCGTGCGGGACCTCGGGAAGTACCTCGGAAAGGTGCAGCTCTTCATGGGATCCACGATCCTCGGGACCGGCGACGTGGCGCTGCTGCTCGACGTCTACGACCTCGTGTCGGCGGTCCGGATGCGCCCGGATGTCGCCCCCGAGACCGTCGGCGCGGGAGACCACCCGGCGGTCGACGCCGACGTCCTCGTCGTGGAGGAATCGCTGCTGGTCCGCGAAATGCAGCAGCGGGTGCTGACATCGGCGGGGTACCGGGTGGACACCGCCCCCAGCGGGAAGGCGGCCCTCGAGATGCTGGCGCGCAAGCGGTTCCATGCCGTCGTGGCGGGCGCCCGCATGCCGGGGATGGACGGGATCGAGCTCCTCTCCCAGGCGCGCCAGGCGGATCACACCCGCGACATCCCGTTCATCCTCGTCGCCCCGCCGGAGAACCGGGCCGACCTGGTCCGCGGAATGGCCGCGGGGGCGAAGGCGTGCGTCACCAGCGACGACTTCACCGCCGAGCGACTGACCGCGACGATCGGACGGGCCGTGTCCCGGGGCCGGCGGACGTGA
- a CDS encoding diguanylate cyclase → MSDPFRVLLVDDSETVSGMLSYILESEGYATETAGDGMEALRAMFRRVPDLVLMAIRMPRLDGIQACRLIKSEDATCDVPVVLLTSQELGSERIHAARAGAERCLLRDSSPQEISSTVRELLEGKVPRPPKGLSPGGAAPDDLEFHMRLNSLLEDRLFEATIANEISRVGREVDDFESTVRAMFRLLRDIVPHESMGVVFSDGVLSECVIVVPDGAGEEARASARELTGRLREESGVPYSADRTVWTEVAGAASPVSEATGPMMPLAVRPIRSGEMVKGLLALYSGAPEAPAIGGFHTETLLQHAFMVLENSWLYRQIARMSVTDGLTGLTNVRHFRETMRMEHARAKRHNDPYTILMVDIDHFKKVNDVYGHPVGDTVLRELGTVLRDIVRATDLPARYGGEEFIVFLPQTRLPEAAIVGERLRKAVERKPFAAPSPLLRCTVSVGIADYLPGGGEGEREVIARADQALYEAKRGGRNRVVCYEAKEA, encoded by the coding sequence ATGTCTGATCCCTTCCGGGTCCTCCTCGTGGACGACAGCGAGACGGTGTCGGGGATGCTCTCGTACATCCTCGAGTCGGAGGGGTATGCGACGGAGACGGCCGGCGACGGCATGGAAGCTTTGCGCGCAATGTTCCGGCGGGTTCCGGACCTCGTGCTGATGGCGATCCGGATGCCGCGTCTCGACGGGATCCAGGCGTGCCGCCTCATCAAGTCCGAGGACGCCACGTGCGACGTCCCGGTGGTCCTTCTGACGTCCCAGGAGCTGGGTTCGGAGCGGATCCACGCCGCGCGGGCCGGGGCCGAACGGTGTCTCCTCCGGGACTCCTCGCCGCAGGAGATCTCCTCCACGGTCCGGGAGCTCCTGGAGGGGAAGGTCCCCCGCCCTCCGAAAGGCCTCTCGCCCGGAGGAGCGGCGCCGGACGACCTCGAGTTCCACATGCGCCTCAATTCCCTGCTCGAGGACCGGTTGTTCGAAGCCACCATCGCCAACGAGATCAGCCGGGTGGGGAGGGAGGTCGACGACTTCGAGTCCACGGTGCGCGCGATGTTCCGCCTCCTGCGGGACATCGTCCCCCACGAGTCGATGGGCGTTGTGTTCTCGGACGGCGTGCTCTCGGAGTGCGTGATCGTGGTCCCCGACGGCGCGGGCGAGGAGGCGCGCGCTTCGGCGCGGGAGCTGACCGGGCGGCTCCGGGAGGAGTCCGGAGTTCCGTATTCGGCGGACCGGACGGTATGGACCGAGGTTGCCGGCGCGGCGTCGCCGGTATCGGAGGCGACCGGCCCGATGATGCCGCTGGCCGTGCGGCCGATCCGCAGCGGCGAAATGGTGAAGGGTCTGCTGGCGCTTTACTCCGGGGCGCCGGAGGCGCCGGCTATCGGCGGGTTCCACACGGAAACGCTCCTCCAGCACGCCTTCATGGTCCTCGAGAACTCGTGGCTGTACCGGCAGATCGCGCGGATGTCGGTCACCGACGGGCTGACGGGCCTCACGAACGTCCGCCATTTCCGGGAGACGATGCGGATGGAGCACGCCCGGGCGAAGCGCCACAACGATCCGTACACGATCCTGATGGTCGACATCGACCATTTCAAGAAGGTGAACGACGTGTACGGCCACCCGGTGGGGGACACGGTGCTCCGGGAACTGGGGACGGTGCTGCGGGACATCGTCCGGGCGACCGACCTGCCGGCGCGGTACGGCGGAGAGGAGTTCATCGTATTCCTCCCCCAGACCCGCCTCCCCGAGGCGGCCATCGTCGGGGAGAGGCTCCGGAAGGCGGTGGAGCGGAAGCCGTTCGCCGCTCCTTCCCCCCTGCTTCGCTGCACCGTGAGCGTCGGCATCGCGGACTACCTGCCCGGGGGCGGGGAGGGCGAGCGGGAGGTCATCGCCCGGGCGGACCAGGCGCTCTACGAAGCCAAGCGGGGCGGCCGGAACCGGGTGGTCTGCTACGAAGCGAAGGAGGCCTGA